TGAAAAACTCGGTGGCGTCATCAGCAAGGATGACTTTACACGCAAGGTGGAAGAGAAAGTAGAGCAGATGAGCGGACTCTGTGACATTAAGACTGCGGCTATGCTGGTTGCACACGACCTGGGTGTCAACGACACAGGTTCAGATCAACAGATACAGAAGATCTCAGGCATCACTACTAACAGCGGGAACGTAAAGCTTATAGCCAAAGTAATGACCGTTTACCCTGCAAAGGAATTCAACAGGAACGATGGTACGGTTGGCAGGGTTGCAAATCTTATTGTTGCAGATGAGACAGGCTCAATACATCTTACATTATGGGATGACAGGGCAGACCTTGTTAAAAATGGAGAGATCACGATAGGACAGACATTCCAGATAGCAGGATATGTCAAGGAAGGATATTCCGGTGTTGAGGTTAATGTCGGTAACAACGGGGTTTTCTGCGAGAGCGATGAAAAGATCGAAGCGCGCATCGAGTCCAAACAGATCAAGGATATCACAAACGGCATGGGCGATATCAACCTCCGTGCAAGGGTACTTGACATCTCTGACATCAGGACATTCAACAAAAGAGATGGTGGCACAGGTAAAGTTGCAAACCTTCTCATCGGCGATGAGACAGGAAAGATAAGAGTGACCCTCTGGGACGAACTTTCAGATTTCACACAGCAGGTAGAGGTCGATGATTCGGTAGAGATAATCAATGCCTATGCAAGAGAGAATAACTTTAACCAGCAGGTTGAGATGCAGGTTGGTAACCGTGGAACTATCAAGAAGATAGAAGATGAAGTAGAGTTCAGAGAAAGCTTCACTCCGATATCTGACATAATTCCAGGCGAATCATATTCTATCTCAGGACAGGTTTCAGGTCTTGGGGAAATAAGGGAATTCAACCGCGATGATGGAACAGTGAACATGGTGTCTAACATATACGTATCAGACGACACAGGAAGGATACGCATTGCACTCTGGGGCGACCATGCACTTCTTGTAGACGAGCTTGATATCGATACTAATGTTGAGATAATCGATGCATACTCAAAATCCGGTTTCAACGATGAGATTGAGCTCAGCGCAGGAAACCGAACCAGAATTAACATCCGTTGAAAACTCTACTAATATTATAGATTAGTTCCGATGGGCTGAAAGGCATATTCGGAACAATACTATTTTTTTAAAAACGAGTGCATTAGGCTCTTTTTTATATAAGGATTGTGCAATCTGTTTAGACCTCATAATCCACGAACATCTATATATACAATAAAAGTCCAATTTTATTTAGTGGACTATAGGTAATTGCTTCCTTTAATCCAGGATTCTGGGGTACGTCTTATGGTCTTGAATGTTCACGATGACATGGAAACCGATGTCTCCATAATGGAGATTGAAAATGAGATGTCGGTCAGGGAAATAATGTCGAAGGATACCTTTGACATTGATACCACTGCCAGTGTTCTTGATGTTGCAAGCAGAATGGCAGAAAATGGTACTGGCAGCATTATCGTTACAGAGAATGGTGACAGTATTGGTATCATTACCGAACATGACATTATGGTAAAGACCGTAGCCAGGAACGTACTACCCTCTGAGATGACAGCCGCAGAGATCATGTCATCCCCTATCATAGCAACAAAGCCAACTACAAATATAATAGAGGCTGCTGAAATGATGGTCAAGTCTGAGATCAGAAGGCTTGCTGTGATGGAAGGGGACAAAATAGTGGGAATGATAACGGACAGGGATATACTAGCCATAGCTCCGGGCCTGAACACTATTCTGGAAGGACTGATCGAACTGCACCATGAGAACAACATCCATAAGGAGCCGGAACTTGAACGTGGTATTTGCCAGCGTTGCGGAGCTCTGGTAGACAGCCTGACAGATGTCAACGGACTGATGCTGTGCGAAGACTGCAAAGAGGAAGAAGGTTACTATGACTAGTTCTGACTGGTCAACTGATAAGGACACTTCAAGTTGGTGAAACAAATGTCTGTCCCGATATATCCTAAAAGAAGAAATGTATCGATCTTCAAAGCAACACCTGTGTTTCGGCCGGGGAAAGCCATTAGCTCCTGGATTTTCGTGTTTGCTGGATTTACTGTTACTGCAGACAGGCATAGAATATTACCTGCATATTAAGAAGAGATTCGCTATACTGGCAGGTAGGAAAGTTAACCAAGAGGTTGGAATGTCTTTCGCAAAACATCTGCACATTATTAGTAAAATGTGACAGAAATCTTGCGATGTTATGGAGCACAGTGATTTAATTGGAAATTAAATATCAGGTCGCAGAACCAGGGGAAATAATCATTCTATCCTTGACAAAGGACAAAAAAACACAATACTCCAGAGCTACAGCCATGCCTTTTGAGATTATAAACAGTGTACATGAAGATGTTGCTGTATCAGTTGACGCTAATTGTTGATAAGGAGGTGGAGAAGAAAACCCGATATCAACGGGAATACCACTTAAAGTGGTAATAAAAAACAATGGACTTGTTCCTTTCGCAAGAGAGAGTCTAAGTCCATATTCAGGGCAGAGTTGAGATCAAAGAGCAAGTAAAAAGCCGGAAAGGCATCGCTCTTTGCAGAACAGACATTAGAAATATCCTGCAGGTCTGAACGTTTTGAAGTTCAGGCTTCCAAAAAGGAGGAACAACATGAATGTGAAAGACATTATGAGTTCACCGGTATATACCATAGCACCGGACGAAACCGTAGCACATGCAAGAAATCTTATGCTTAAGCACAAGATCAGCACCCTTGTGGTAGCTGAAAAGGAAGAGATGGTTGGTATTGTCACAAAGACAGACCTTGGAAAGAGGCTTGCACAGGCCGAACCAATGTGGAGAAGGAGGCCAATTGACAAGATACCGGTAAGCATGGTAATGCATGAGAACCCCATTTCGATCTATCCTGGAGCTACAGCCGCCCAGGCATGTGAACTCATGATAGAGAATGGAATAAACTCACTTGCTGTTGTGAACAGAGAAGTGCTTGGAATAGTTACAGGAACAGACATTATGAGATATTACTCCGAGCAGGATATTAAGACAAAGATTTCAGAAGTAATAACTGATGACATTGTGTTCGTTCACAGACACCACACAATAAACCATGTGATCCATGAAATGGAAGAGAACCAGACCAACTACGTCATTGTGAATGATGATGCTGATGAGGCAGTTGGAATGATCACAACAGCCAGTGTTGCATTCAACCTTATGTCTGATAATGAGGGAAACCTTCCTTCAAAGAACATCAAAATGACAAGGCGCTCAACACCTGCAGGAGTGAAGGAATATCGCTACGTAAAGGAAGTTCCTCTTGTTGCAGAAGATATCATGACGGAACTCCCGCATGTAATTGATATAAACAACAAGGCAACAAACGCAGCAAGGATAATGCTCTCAGAGCACACAATAGCCCTTCCGGTCTCTAATGGAGGCAACATTGTCGGACTCATTAGCAGGCGCGATATAATCAGGGCAGTACAGCAAGCATAAGCAGACCATAGGAACAAAACAAAGAAGAGGAATTGATATGGAAGTTAAGGAAATTATGGCAGAACCACTGGCCGTAGATAAGTCAGATACTATTTCCCATGCACTTGACATTATGGACAAGAAGGGAACAAGACGTCTTCTGGTAAAACACGATGGAAAGCTGCTTGGAGTACTCACGATGAGAAACCTTACAAAGGAGCTTGGAACACGCAAGAAGGGCAGCAAGCCTGCTTCTTCTCTGCATGTTGCAACGGCAATATCCGATAATTTCGTAAAGGTACTCCCGGACACAAAGGTCACCGATGTGATAACTCTCCTTGTCAAGAACGGAGGAGTGGCTGTTGTTGTCGAGAATGACCAGATAGTCGGATGGGTGACTCCTAACGAGATACTTAAGAACAATAATTTCACCGGATTTGCCGGAGAGATCATGCAGAAGAGTCCAATTGTTGCAGGACCTGCTGACCGTGTCAGCCATGTAAGGAGGATAATGCTGGACAACAATATAGGAAGAGTTCCCATTATAGAAGGAGATAAACTTGTTGGAATGGTCACTGAAAAGGATGTTGCAAAGGCAATGCGCTCTTTCCGTGACCTTGTGGAAGGAAGTAAGCAGGAGTCCCGTATAAAGAATCTAATTGTTGAGGACATCATGAAGATGGGAGTAAAGACCGTTTACACCAACACGACCACAAGCGACGCAGCCAGGCTGATGCTTGAAGAGAACCTTGGAGGACTTCCGGTCATGAACCTGGAAGGACACATGGTGGGACTTATCACCAGGAGGAGTATCATCCGGGGAATGGCTGAATAAAGTCCCGGGTGAATGGAGATGAAAAACTCCGGAATCTTAGAACTGAATATTGAAAAGGTGGCAGAGTTCCTTGAACTCCCACCTTCTAAGATCTCAGAACTTATTGAAAAAGGGAACCTGAAACAGAACTGGGATGAATACTACGATATATACAGGTTCGAAAGACACGCACCTCAGCTTGAGGACGGGACAGTGCTCATTGACCACCATGGAACCTTTGAACTGGTGCGTGGTTTTCCAAAAATCAAAAGGGCTATGCTCCTTAAGCCTGCCCTTCTGAACAATTTCAGAGATATTCCTTCAGTTGCTGTTGAAGAGAAAATGAACGGATATAATGTCCGTGTTGTTGAGTTCAGAGGAAAGCTCATTGCTTTTACACGCAGCGGTCATGTTTGTCCGTATACCACTGAACGCGTTCAGAATTTTCTGGAGCCGGATTTTTTCAGGGAACATCCTGACCTTGTTATCTATGGAGAAATGGCCGGACCTGAAAATCCATATGTTCAGAAGGACGCCTATGGCATAGAATCACTGGATTTCTTTGTTTTTGACATCCGTTACAAGAACACAGGCGAAGCCCTGCCGGTGCATCACCGAAGAGAACTTGCAGAAGAATATGGATTCAATCAGGTCAGGCTCTTTGGAGATTTCAGTATCAATAGCGCCTCTTTAAAGATAACGGAAATCATAAAGGAACTTGGAAAAAAAGGACGCGAAGGGGTTGTTATCAAAGATCCTGTAATGGTATTGCAACCAATAAAATACACATGTTCGCAAAGTAATTGTTCTGATCTAAGGCAGGCATTTAAATTCTACAATGAAGCCGGAAGAGATTATCTCTACTCAAGGGTCATTCGTGAAGGTTTCCAGTCGCATGAATGGAATGAAAGTGAAGAAGATTTCAGGGAAAGATGCCTGAGACTTGGAGAAAGCATACTGCGCCCCATGAAAAGTACCATTGAACAGGTAGAGAGCGGGGAAAGGATCTCTGATGATTTCCGCATTCGTGTGAAAGACCGTGAGGCTATTTTCAAATTCAGGGATTACCTTGACAGGTTCGGACTCTACATAGCACTTGGTGAAATTGAGAGGGTCGGGGATGAATATGTGGTTGAGGTCAGAAAAGTGAATAAAAGCACAAATGATAAGACAGTTGCAATGCTAGAAGGTCAATTGTGGTCATGAAAAAGACATATATCTGAATAGACTAATTCGTAAACCACAACAAAGGTGCCTATATGACAAAGATTGCTATCATCGGAAGTGAGAAAAGCGGTAAGACCACTCTTGCCGGTAAACTTGGAAAGAAGGGTAACGTCACTGACGTAACAATGTACGATTATGCCAAGAACGACAGCATACTCACAACCATTGATGCCACCGGTTATCCGGTATCTGTTAAACCTCTTATTACAGCACTAAATCTTTCAGACATTGCACTTTTATGCATTCCTCCACAGGGACTTGACCCACAGGCAGCGGAATGTATCATCGCTCTTGACCTTATGCAATACAAACATGGTATTGTAGTTCTCACAAAAGCGGATTCAACTTATCCATTTGCTGTTGATGAACTGAAAGCCAAGCTTCAGAAAATAACAACGGGAACCGCACTTGAGAACTGGGATTACATGTCAATTTCCACAACTTCTTCCTTTGAAGGAATGGAAGAACTCAAAGAACTCATTTTTGAAATGGGCGCTAAAGTTGACGAAGAACTAAGAGAACTTGACGGACTTAGCCCAAGAATTATGATAGACCAGTCTTTCAACGTTACAGGTATCGGTTGTGTAGTCCTTGGAGTTGTTGAACAGGGAACCATCAACATGAAGGATAAAATGCTCGCATATCCTACAAAGAAAGAGCTTGAGATAAGGTCAATACAGATGCATGATGTTGACGTAAAATCTGCTCCTGCTGGTGCCAGGGTCGGACTTGCACTTAAGGGAATACAGTCCAAGGATATTGACAGGGGATTTGTTGTCTCAAAGGAGGAGACAGTTACTACAAACTTCGTGCTAAGTTGCAGAGTTTCACCTCTTGCAAAGTCATTTAATGTAAATGATATGTTGCATCTTTACGTAGGACTCCAGTCATCACCTGTCAGGGTTGTAGAGATCAACGAAGCTGGAAACACAGTTGAAACTGCAAAACCTGGAAAAGAATATACATTAAAACTTGAAGGAACAAAGGAAATATCCTTCATCAAGACTGATAGGTTCATTCTTTCTAACCTGGATGAAAAACAGAGGTTCATTGCCTACGGGCATGAACAATAAATTTTAAAAAGTGTGCTTATTTTTTCTTTGGTGTAAGATGTTTTGCACCTTCCAGGAATGATGGTCTTTCCACAACTTTGGCTCTCTCGATATTATCGGGAAGATCTACAAGTCTTGGCTGGCGTGTCATGTCTGAAGAACCGGTAAACGTGTAATCGGCATTATTATAGCCGGACTTGATATTGGAAACAGTATACTCGGTCTTGGTTCTTTCAATTGTGATATTTGCAGGTGCTTCCGGCTCTACTTTGCTGCTGGCCACTCTGGAAAGTCCGGATTTTGTATCACGCTCTTTTGCCCTGGAACCCTCTTCTTTTCCATTATTGTAATGGTCTTTTACAAAATCCCGAAGACCATACTGATCAGCATAGCTATATATCTGTGTCAGCTTGTCACGGACCCATCCAATCTCTGAGTGACGATGGTAACCTACTTCAAAACCAAGCCTTCGAGAAGCATCCGCTAGCTGGGCTTTTTCGTAATGAGGAAGTTCTTTCTTCTTATCATCCTGTTTTTTGAATATCCTTACCATATCAGACAACCATCATTCTAGATAGCCTTCTACTTTCAGTCCTTTTTCTGAGAAAGAAACGCTTCTCATATTACAGTCATGTTTTGTTCCACGCATCTTGATGACCTGTACAGCACGAGTCATAGTCCTGTCATAAAGGAAATTATGCATGAAGATCACACCATGCGCAGCGAACTGCTCGATAGAATAAGCGGTAGGGTCGGTCATTTCTGAGAGGATCAATGTCGTGCATCCAAGTTTCTTGAGATTGCGCATGAATCTGCTCATTTCTTTTTCCTGAAGCGACAGATCCTTTGTTGTGAAACGGATGGCTGATACTGAATCAATTACGAGCCTTTTCACATTATATTCAGAGACATATGCAGCTATTTCTTTAAAGACCATTGAAGGAGAAGGAGCCTCTGTCTCAATTGAAGTAGTTCCTACATTATAATCTGTGGTTATGAACTCATTAACTTCATCCATATACCCATATTCCATGCGAGGACCAAGATCTGCAAATAACAGCTTTTGCATCTTGATCAAACCGGGTACATTCATGTCGTAATTTGACATGTCATTGATAATGTTCTGCGGGCATTCCAGCAGGGTTACATAGAGCCCGACTTCTCCTGCACTTGCACCGTTGGCAAGGAATTGAACTCCAAAAGTTGTTTTACCACTTCCTGGAGGGCCACTTAACACGTAAACCCTCTCTGTGAGCAAACCGCCCTGTACAAGGTCATCAAAACCCTCTATTCCTGTAGGTATTCGCATTGATATACTTCCCAAACATAATGAATAGTAATATACTAGTGTAGTAATATAGTAATACAATTATATAATGCATAAGGTATTTCAATGCATCGATAATTCAAAAACTGGTAAAAGTGCTTTACATGACAAATAATGAAGGACAAAATATTAACGAGTTCAGCATCGGTGCAAAGGATATCGTTTGGACATGCAAGGTTTTCCTGTTGTCTGCGTTTTCTGCATTTATCCTTGCTATGATAGCTTACATCCTGGCATTCGCTCTTGCAGAACCGGAACCTGTAAGTGAAGTTATCATGAGCACTGCTTCTGCCGCAACATCTAAAGTTGCTGTGACTTCAAATTACATAAACCCCATGTGGGCGATATTTTTCTTTAACAGTCTTGCAGCCTGCTGTGCAGTTATCGGTACAGGGCTTTTCATGATGGTTCACAGGTTGCTGATAGGTGACATTGCCATGAGGCCAAAGAGCAAGCATTATGCCGGTCTTTCTATTATGATGGAAAAGACCATGATGCCTTTTTACAGAGCACTTATCAGGATAGCAGCAGTATTTGACCCGGACATGTCACAAATTAAAAATGAGAATGATGACAGGGCAGGAACCATCTGGCAGTATTGCGGATATGGAAAATATGAGTACCGCATGTTCTCATATATTCTCCCGTATACAGTTCCCCTTTTGATACTCATAGTAAATGGCATGCTAATGGGAATTCTCCTTGCATTCTTCACTTTCAACGGAGCAGTAACCGGCTTTGAACTGTTTGGCGATAAAGGAATTGTTCTCGGACTTTTATATAATGTTGTCTACTTCTTTATTTCAATAATACCGCATGGAATAATAGAAATACCCGCAATTCTTGTGGCAGCCGCAGTCGGATATCATTTTGCGTACATCCAGGCACATGATGTTATCAAATGCGATTTTTTTACCGGTGATGGGACAGAGAGTCTTCTGAAGGATACAGGGTACATTTTTGAGACCACTAAGGAGTACCTGCTCTCGTCATATACATGGAAAATGATGGTACTCATCGTCCTGACACTTCTTCTTGCTGCGTACATCGAGACCTATGTCACGCTTGGAATTGTGGATAAGGTTATGATGGCAATTGATGGGAATCTTGAACCGTTCCTTGTCTGAGTGAAAAAACAAAATAAGAATAAAACAGGAATGTCATTCAGAGGATTTCCTGAAATCAGCCATACCCTTTGAAACATTGCTTAATAACTGAGCAGCTATCTCTTGGGAAGGCCATGCTCCAAGACCACAATCCGGGCCTGCATACTTTATAGATTCTCCGAACATGGAATATGCCTTTGAGAGTCTCTTTGAGATTATCTGCGGGGTTTCCATTTCGTCTATGATCTCCGGGAAATATTTGGTTTCTTTCCAGACGTTTGTGTTGTACTTATCGTTAAGCACTGAAACAAGGTTAAAGACATCCGTCCTTGCAATTCCAACCCTGAGATATGAATCTGTGTCTTCAAGCACTTTTTTGTCTATAAGATCAAGATAAGATGGGGTTGCTGCTGATTCAACACCAATCACACTGATGTTCTGGGTCTGGCAGGCAAGTTTGTAATGCAGTGGTGAATGCAGGTGAATTTCCACGTCACAGCCGGCTTTTTTGGCAGAGCTGCATGCAATGTCCATGGCTTTTGTGAGATCATTGTCAGAGAACATTACCTGTGGATTTATGCCTATACTTGGCTCGTCAATTGAAACGGTCTTGATATTGAAATCTTTGGCAACAGAAAGTGAGTTCTTTACAAAGCGGTCTACGCTTTCTCCAAGGAGGTTCAATATGTCCACATATTCAGTGCCGCCAAACTCCTTAAGATAGAGTTCCAGAGGACCTGTCACGCAAACACGGACATTGAGCTTTTCCCCGTTCACTTCCCTGTAAGTTTTTGCAACTTTTGAGATGGCTTCGAGTTCCATTATACGAGCATCTGAGACCTTGACCTTGAAAGGTTCCTCTGTGCATTTAGGATCCCTGATGATAGAAAGGAACTGCTCGTTCATGTCCTGATACTGCGGATATGTCGGTACATCAACACCGGCATCCACTTTCATCATGAAAGCATCGTTTATGACCTTGAACAGGTCTGCATCACTTTTCTTCCCTGAGAACTTTCCGGCCATCCACTCTTTGGATGTGCCTGAAGGAAGAGGAAAACTGCCAATGTCATCAAAGATAATCTCTGCCATGCCAATCTTATTAGCCAGTATTTGACTTATAAGTTTTGAGTGTAGTTTGCAAAAACAAAACTCGGGAGCTTTACAGAAAAATGAGGAAAATGAGGAAATAAAAGACGATAAAAAAAGAGATTTGAACTGACAATAAGTCAGTTATTTTCTAAGAGTTGCTGATATCTTTGATACGTAATAATTGATGCACATCTGGGAGTAATCCAGTGATTTCGGGGACATGTGAGAGATAATCTCATCTGCGTCTCTTTTTGGAGCCTGGCTGCTGGTTGGCATTCCATACTTTTCACGGTGGCTGGAAACCTTTTGCAACATCAGGTTCTGGAAATCAATAACATCGATCTTTTCTTCTGAGCTGAGCTCTTCAAAACCATTCTTCAGGGAAGTGAGCTGTGCTCTGTTCTCTTCGGTCATTTCAATATCTAGTATAGGATTTTTCATTTCCATGGGTACCACGGAAGAATATATTAGACTAACATTAGATATAGTTTTGGTAATTATATTTATTTAATATATATGAAGAAAATATTTACGACGGATAAGAATATGTGATTTTCAATCACTATCCTGGAAAATAATGAGACATATTAGAATTTTAGAGAGGAAATAAACCATACATAAAAAAATAGTTGCTTCGGATAAAATACCGAAGCTTTAAGTTTTAAGAACTTTTTCAGCCTTAATTATCAGAAGGCAATGTCAGCAATAATCCAACGTTTGCAAATGCTTCTGCAACCTGTTTGAAAGCGATAAGGAACTCCTTTTCACTCAGGTCAAGATCTGCTGCGAGTGGTTCTGCTGCAAACCATATCTCCTTTTCACTGTCTCCACGGGTAAGTGAAACACAGGCAAGCATATCGGCCTTGGTGAGCCTGTAAACTGAATCCTTACCTGTTGGAGTTACCCAGGATGGGTGAATGTTTTTGAGTTCATTTACAAACCTGTCCCAGTTGATCGTTGCAGATGCCTCAAGGTTGAGTTTGACTATTGCACGGTCTCCGGTAACTTCCTTTTCAATTACCTTGACAAGCTTCTTGTACTCAGGATCGGACTCATCAACGATCATAGCTTCCTTCTCAAGCTTCTCTGCTTCATCAGCGAAGAACGGAGCAAGATTCACTGTGTCTGATGGTTTTGTTGCAAGTGAGACACCAAAGAAAGCAACTCCACTGAGCGCCATTCCTACTATAACACCGTGGTTTGAAAGTACAGGATGAATTGTATCAAGGTAAGCTGTTGCAAATGGAGCAGTGTTTGCAAGGTCAACTGCTGTCAGTCCTATCTGTACAACTGCACCAACAATAAGTCCTGCAAGAGCACCCTGCTTGGTTGCACGCTTCCAGTACAAACCTCCCATGAGAGGGAAGAAGTAGGCTGCACTTGCAATGAAGGTTGCAATGTGAATTACGTCAATGATACTGTCAATGTAGAATGAAAGAACAGTTGCAAGTGCTACAATAATAAGAACACTGATCCTGTTTATTGTCATCATCTGCTTCATTGTTGCATCAGGTTTTATGTATCTCTGGTAAATGTCACGTGAAAGACATGAACCGCCTGAGGTTGCAAATGTATCTGCAGAGGACATTGCAGCTGCTGCAAGACCCACTGCACAAAGGCCGATTGCTACCGGTGAAAGTGTGCTTACAATGTAAACAAGAAGAGCAGGTTCTGCTGCTGCCATTGCGCCCATTCCGATCTCTGCGAATGAAGCAGGGATCTCAGGATAAATATGGTTAAGACTGATGGCGATAGCCGTACATGCGACACCAAATATCATGAAGATAAGGAATGAACCAAGGATCATACCGTTCCTTGCAGACTTCTCATCCTTTGCTGCCCAAATTCTCTGCCATGGGTCCTGTTCTGTGATCCATCCAGGGATGATAGCAAATATCGCGATAAGGACTGCCGGAACACCAACTATGAACGGATTCCACCAGCCAGCAGGAACATCACCGAAAAGGTCTGAAGTTGACATTGGAGACACATCGGCTGAACCGGATGTTGCTGCGCCCACAAGTACAAAGGCAATGATAAGTGAGAATGTAGCAAGCATCACAAACTGCACCACATCGGTCCAGATAACTGCTGAGAAACCTCCAAGTGTTACGTAAACTGAGATGGCAAGAGCCACAATTGCTGCTGCATAGATAGGTTCCAGACCGAAGAAGATGCTGAGAACCAATGAGAATCCCTTTATGTCGGCAACTGCAAAGAGAGCCATGACAATAGCAATGATTATTGCTACAGGAGCGCGGATAGAACTGCTGAACCTTTGCTCAAGAAGTTCTGGTTGTGTGATTGCAGGCAGATGTTTTATTTTACCTACCAGCAGGGCGATCAATAAAAGTGCGAGAATGTTTGGTGCAACAAAACTCCAGATGGAACCCATTCCAAGCACCATGTAAAGACCGATAACGGCCAGTATTCCACCGGCGGTCATCCATGAAGATGCTGCTGAGAAACCAATACCTAATGCACTGATCTTACGTCCTGCAAGCCAGAAATCAGTTACAGACTTCTGTTTTTTTGTGAAATATAATCCTATACCTATCAGTCCAAGCAAGTAGACTGCCATTAATATAAGGAATATCTGATAACTTTCCATAATAACTACCTCTTATAATGATTAACAGACCCCGACAGAAACTATCGAAGGCCTTTATATATGTGCTATAACTCTTATTATGGTAACTATATAAGGGTTTTCAAAAAATCCAGTTTAGGTTTAATCAATTTTATTTACCTTTTTCAATTTAACAGAACCTATTGATAGCTATTTTAACAGAGCTCGGTGTTAAATACAAAATTAAGTTGACTTAAGAAAATGAAAACTCCCAACATAGAACACTATAATTCAGTGCACAATTCAACATTCAATTCAATACTCAATCCAAAATAATATTATCATTCAGATACTATTTCCTAACATGACCCTTGAGCCGGTTCACATAAAAGAGATACATGAAATCGTCGACCGCATCGATAAATGCTTCAAAAAAGATGAGAACGGCAGTGATGATAATGAAAAAGTGAGAAACATACTTGAAAGGCTCAGGAAACTTGAATACAATGATAAGGTCGTTTTAAGGTCTATTGGGCCTGTCAGACGTGGAAAAGCAAGTATTGAGAGAATGCTGCAATCTGAAGACCCGTTTCCAGTCTCATATTCCTGTGACAGCGGAAGCACCACTGCTAAGACATTTGACAATGGCCTGTATATCGATTTCTGCCACTGTGCCATGGCTCGTACACCTACTGACCTTGATATCCATAGCAAAAGGACTATTGTTGCAGCAGCTTACACTTTGAGTGATAAGGTTTATCTTAACACCAG
The sequence above is a segment of the uncultured Methanolobus sp. genome. Coding sequences within it:
- a CDS encoding stage II sporulation protein M — encoded protein: MTNNEGQNINEFSIGAKDIVWTCKVFLLSAFSAFILAMIAYILAFALAEPEPVSEVIMSTASAATSKVAVTSNYINPMWAIFFFNSLAACCAVIGTGLFMMVHRLLIGDIAMRPKSKHYAGLSIMMEKTMMPFYRALIRIAAVFDPDMSQIKNENDDRAGTIWQYCGYGKYEYRMFSYILPYTVPLLILIVNGMLMGILLAFFTFNGAVTGFELFGDKGIVLGLLYNVVYFFISIIPHGIIEIPAILVAAAVGYHFAYIQAHDVIKCDFFTGDGTESLLKDTGYIFETTKEYLLSSYTWKMMVLIVLTLLLAAYIETYVTLGIVDKVMMAIDGNLEPFLV
- a CDS encoding methionine synthase, translating into MAEIIFDDIGSFPLPSGTSKEWMAGKFSGKKSDADLFKVINDAFMMKVDAGVDVPTYPQYQDMNEQFLSIIRDPKCTEEPFKVKVSDARIMELEAISKVAKTYREVNGEKLNVRVCVTGPLELYLKEFGGTEYVDILNLLGESVDRFVKNSLSVAKDFNIKTVSIDEPSIGINPQVMFSDNDLTKAMDIACSSAKKAGCDVEIHLHSPLHYKLACQTQNISVIGVESAATPSYLDLIDKKVLEDTDSYLRVGIARTDVFNLVSVLNDKYNTNVWKETKYFPEIIDEMETPQIISKRLSKAYSMFGESIKYAGPDCGLGAWPSQEIAAQLLSNVSKGMADFRKSSE
- a CDS encoding sodium:solute symporter family protein, producing MESYQIFLILMAVYLLGLIGIGLYFTKKQKSVTDFWLAGRKISALGIGFSAASSWMTAGGILAVIGLYMVLGMGSIWSFVAPNILALLLIALLVGKIKHLPAITQPELLEQRFSSSIRAPVAIIIAIVMALFAVADIKGFSLVLSIFFGLEPIYAAAIVALAISVYVTLGGFSAVIWTDVVQFVMLATFSLIIAFVLVGAATSGSADVSPMSTSDLFGDVPAGWWNPFIVGVPAVLIAIFAIIPGWITEQDPWQRIWAAKDEKSARNGMILGSFLIFMIFGVACTAIAISLNHIYPEIPASFAEIGMGAMAAAEPALLVYIVSTLSPVAIGLCAVGLAAAAMSSADTFATSGGSCLSRDIYQRYIKPDATMKQMMTINRISVLIIVALATVLSFYIDSIIDVIHIATFIASAAYFFPLMGGLYWKRATKQGALAGLIVGAVVQIGLTAVDLANTAPFATAYLDTIHPVLSNHGVIVGMALSGVAFFGVSLATKPSDTVNLAPFFADEAEKLEKEAMIVDESDPEYKKLVKVIEKEVTGDRAIVKLNLEASATINWDRFVNELKNIHPSWVTPTGKDSVYRLTKADMLACVSLTRGDSEKEIWFAAEPLAADLDLSEKEFLIAFKQVAEAFANVGLLLTLPSDN